A section of the Triticum dicoccoides isolate Atlit2015 ecotype Zavitan chromosome 7A, WEW_v2.0, whole genome shotgun sequence genome encodes:
- the LOC119329064 gene encoding probable xyloglucan endotransglucosylase/hydrolase protein 23, with protein sequence MAVSVLAILLASFALAAASFDKEFDITWGDGRGKILNNGQLLTLGLDKVSGSGFQSKHEYLFGKIDMQLKLVPGNSAGTVTAYYLSSQGPTHDEIDFEFLGNVTGEPYTLHTNVFTQGQGQREQQFRLWFDPTNDFHTYSILWNPKHIIFMVDDMPIRDFRNLEGKGIAFPKNQPMRLYSSLWNADDWATQGGRVKTDWSHAPFSASYRGFKADACVVTAGGRPRCGASVGTEVAPGTGATGEWYNQELDLTRQQRMRWVQRNYMIYNYCTDPKRVAKGVPAECSM encoded by the exons ATGGCGGTTTCGGTGCTGGCGATCCTACTCGCCTCTTTCgccctggcggcggcgagcttcgacaAGGAGTTCGATATCACCTGGGGGGACGGGCGCGGCAAGATCCTCAACAACGGCCAGCTCCTCACGCTGGGGTTGGACAAGGTCTCCGGCTCCGGGTTCCAGTCCAAGCACGAGTACCTCTTCGGCAAGATCGACATGCAGCTCAAGCTCGTCCCCGGCAACTCCGCCGGCACCGTCACCGCATACTAC CTGTCGTCGCAGGGGCCGACGCACGACGAGATCGACTTCGAGTTCCTTGGCAACGTCACCGGCGAGCCGTACACTCTGCACACAAACGTGTTCACGCAGGGGCAGGGCCAGCGGGAGCAGCAGTTCCGCCTCTGGTTCGATCCCACCAACGACTTCCACACCTACTCCATCCTCTGGAACCCAAAGCACATCAT CTTCATGGTGGACGACATGCCGATCAGGGACTTCAGGAACCTGGAGGGAAAGGGGATCGCCTTCCCCAAGAACCAGCCCATGCGGCTCTACTCCAGCCTCTGGAACGCCGACGACTGGGCCACGCAGGGCGGCCGCGTCAAGACGGACTGGTCCCACGCCCCGTTCTCCGCCTCGTACCGCGGCTTCAAGGCCGACGCGTGTGTGGTGACCGCGGGCGGCCGGCCGCGCTGCGGCGCCAGCGTCGGCACGGAGGTCGCCCCCGGCACCGGCGCGACGGGCGAGTGGTACAACCAGGAGCTGGACCTGACGCGGCAGCAGCGGATGCGGTGGGTGCAGAGAAACTACATGATCTACAACTACTGCACCGACCCCAAGCGCGTCGCCAAGGGCGTCCCCGCCGAGTGCTCTATGTAA
- the LOC119329063 gene encoding probable xyloglucan endotransglucosylase/hydrolase protein 23, with the protein MAHMAVSVLAILLASCALAAASFDDEFDITWGDGRGKITNNGQLLTLGLDKVSGSGFQSKHEYLFGKIDMQLKLVPGNSAGTVTAYYLSSQGPTHDEIDFEFLGNVTGEPYTLHTNVFTQGQGQREQQFRLWFDPTNDFHTYSILWNPKHIIFMVDDMPIRDFKNLEGKGIAFPKNQPMRLYSSLWNADDWATQGGRIKTDWSHAPFSASYRGFKADACVVTVGGRPRCGASVGTEVAPGTGAAGEWYNQELDLTRQQRMRWVQSNYMIYNYCTDPKRVAKGVPAECSM; encoded by the exons ATGGCTCACATGGCGGTTTCGGTGCTGGCCATCCTGCTCGCCTCGTGTgccctggcggcggcgagcttcgacgatgagttcgacatcaccTGGGGCGACGGGCGAGGGAAGATCACGAACAATGGCCAGCTCCTCACGCTGGGGCTGGACAAGGTCTCCGGCTCCGGGTTCCAATCCAAGCACGAGTACCTCTTCGGCAAGATCGATATGCAGCTCAAGCTCGTCCCCGGCAACTCCGCCGGCACCGTCACCGCCTACTAC CTGTCGTCGCAGGGGCCGACGCACGACGAGATCGACTTCGAGTTCCTGGGCAACGTCACCGGCGAGCCCTACACGCTGCACACCAACGTGTTCACGCAGGGGCAGGGCCAACGGGAGCAGCAGTTCCGCCTTTGGTTCGATCCCACCAATGACTTCCACACCTACTCCATCCTCTGGAACCCAAAGCACATCAT CTTCATGGTGGATGATATGCCGATCAGGGACTTCAAGAACCTTGAGGGAAAGGGGATCGCCTTCCCCAAGAACCAGCCTATGCGCCTCTACTCCAGCCTCTGGAACGCCGACGACTGGGCCACGCAGGGCGGCCGCATCAAGACGGACTGGTCCCACGCGCCATTCTCCGCTTCCTACCGCGGCTTCAAGGCCGACGCGTGCGTGGTAACCGTGGGCGGCCGGCCGCGCTGCGGCGCCAGCGTGGGCACGGAGGTCGCCCCCGGCACCGGCGCGGCCGGCGAGTGGTACAACCAGGAGCTGGACCTGACTCGGCAGCAGCGGATGCGGTGGGTGCAGAGCAACTACATGATCTACAACTATTGCACCGACCCCAAACGCGTCGCCAAGGGCGTCCCCGCCGAGTGCTCCATGTAG